The following proteins are encoded in a genomic region of Helicobacter macacae MIT 99-5501:
- the der gene encoding ribosome biogenesis GTPase Der — protein sequence MQSLPKAPKIAIIGRPNVGKSCLFNRLAKQKIAITSDISGTTRDTNYTHIYLLPSKQNSNEATQSPKSALLIDTGGIEQKSKDELFLQVGAKAKQASKQADLVLYVVDGQNPPNDEDREILYEILRLKDKKSPCFLVVNKIDSDAQNEGAYAFYEFGVQEVFFISVAHNRGITTLQNAMFSALFANTNEAITNDDEDILAGLQKDLENQLERDLQNQLEKESSKESESSQKNSQIRIGIIGRVNVGKSSLLNTLTQKERAIVSKKAGTTIDPVDESIEHKGKLLTFIDTAGIRKRGKIQQLEKFALDRTNKILAQSDIALLVLDASERLCELDERIFSLTQKHALGVIVLWNKWDIKYADFKTINAEFERKFRFLEYAPKLAISAKNKRHINELKDKIIEIYQNFSLRIPTAKLNETIAKAIQNHAIPSDRGKLVKIYYATQYESAPPQIALISNRPNSIHFSYKRYLINCLREEFSLSGVPLILSFRDKNAKPPKDDKEE from the coding sequence ATGCAATCACTACCCAAAGCACCCAAAATCGCCATAATCGGCAGACCAAATGTAGGCAAATCTTGCCTTTTCAATCGCTTAGCAAAGCAAAAAATCGCCATTACTTCAGACATTAGCGGGACTACTAGGGATACCAACTACACGCATATCTATCTACTACCAAGCAAGCAAAACAGCAATGAAGCCACGCAAAGCCCAAAATCCGCACTTCTCATCGACACAGGCGGTATCGAGCAAAAAAGCAAAGATGAGCTGTTTTTGCAAGTGGGAGCAAAAGCAAAGCAAGCAAGCAAGCAAGCGGACTTGGTGCTGTATGTAGTCGATGGGCAAAATCCACCAAATGATGAGGATAGAGAGATTCTCTATGAGATTTTGCGACTAAAAGACAAAAAAAGCCCTTGCTTTTTGGTGGTAAATAAAATCGATAGCGATGCGCAAAATGAGGGAGCTTATGCGTTTTATGAGTTTGGAGTCCAAGAGGTGTTTTTCATCTCTGTGGCGCACAATCGCGGAATCACCACCTTGCAAAACGCAATGTTTAGCGCACTTTTTGCAAACACAAATGAAGCAATCACAAATGATGATGAAGACATACTTGCAGGACTGCAAAAAGATTTAGAAAATCAGCTAGAAAGGGACTTGCAAAATCAGCTAGAAAAAGAATCTAGCAAAGAGAGTGAATCTAGCCAAAAAAATAGCCAAATAAGAATCGGCATCATCGGGCGCGTAAATGTCGGCAAATCAAGTCTGCTAAACACACTCACCCAAAAAGAGCGAGCAATAGTAAGCAAAAAAGCAGGGACGACTATCGACCCTGTCGATGAGAGCATAGAGCACAAAGGCAAACTTCTCACTTTCATAGACACCGCAGGAATCCGCAAAAGAGGCAAAATACAGCAGCTAGAAAAATTTGCACTTGATAGGACAAACAAGATTTTAGCCCAAAGCGACATAGCACTGCTTGTGCTTGATGCGAGTGAAAGGCTTTGCGAGCTAGATGAGCGCATATTTTCACTTACCCAAAAGCACGCTCTAGGTGTCATCGTGCTATGGAATAAATGGGACATAAAATACGCTGATTTCAAAACCATAAACGCAGAATTTGAGCGGAAATTTCGCTTCTTAGAATACGCTCCAAAGCTCGCTATCAGTGCCAAAAACAAACGCCACATAAATGAGCTAAAAGACAAAATCATAGAGATTTATCAAAACTTTAGCCTAAGGATTCCCACTGCCAAGCTAAATGAGACAATCGCCAAAGCTATCCAAAATCACGCAATCCCAAGCGATAGAGGCAAGCTAGTCAAAATCTATTATGCTACCCAATATGAGAGTGCCCCTCCCCAAATCGCACTCATATCAAACCGCCCAAACAGCATTCACTTCAGCTACAAGCGATACTTGATAAACTGCTTAAGAGAGGAGTTTAGCCTTAGTGGCGTGCCACTTATTCTTAGCTTTAGAGACAAAAACGCCAAGCCACCAAAAGATGATAAAGAGGAATAA